The Candidatus Babeliales bacterium genome contains the following window.
ATATAAGCTTCCGCGTCATTTAAATCTTGTACAGCGTTTGTAGCACGTCTCAGCAATGCAGAGAACCATTGTCTTACTGATACTTTTCCGGCCATTGGATTGCCTGTTGTAGGGAGTAAACCTTTTTTTTCTAGCTCCTGGCTTACTGCTCTTACAAATTCTGTTGCCTCATTGATAGCGGCTGTAGTGAGCTTACCGCCCCATTTTGCGGCAAATGTGGCACCTTGTCCAGTTGCCCTTCCGGTTCCCTTTGAAACAGGTTCATCTTCTGAAACGACTCCTACTTTTTTTAATGCCCATTTACCGCCAGCGCAAACGGCTCTAGGAGTTGTTACGAAAATAGGCTTTACGAGCCAATCACTTGTAATGTTTACAGCGCTGGATACGAGGTTTGCGGCCCGAGAAGCTTTTACGGTTCCAGGCTGTTGAGGTTGCGCTGGTGCAGGAACTACTTTTGGAGCGACATTGTTTGAGGTAGATCCAGTTTGTGCATTAGATGCAGCTGGCGGGGTTACCGGTTTTTTACTGGTTTCAGGTACTTTCGTATCTGTGTCCGGTATATCGCTATACCATCCATCTCCGAATGGCCACGTACTTTTCCAGGAAAATGTTCTACTTTTTGGAGTCGGCTCTGGAGATTTTTTGTCATCGCTTGCGTAAGCGGCTGTAGAATGCAATAAGGTTATTGCGAAGATGCCTAATAGAATACTATTTGATGTAGGGTAGTCTCGGGCTATTTTTTGTCCATTTCTCATAGAAATACTCCGATTTGAGTGGTACATTTTTTAATTTGAAATTTTATTATCTTATCTATCTGTATCTTTTATTCTATAGAAACTTCTTTAAAGATCAATACATCGGTCCATTATTATGTAATGTAGAGAGAGCTTTTTTCGTGATGAAGGAATGAAGGTTTCAGTGTTGCACGGACGCAAGAAGAACACCCCTCCATTTTATTCACATTGAATAGGCCGAAGGGGCGTATTACGATTTTAAAAATAGTTTTTATAACTTGCAAACGCGATAATAAGCGTTATAAGAACAGGTAGTTTTATTGGTTTAAAATCGAATAGTTTATACAGGATGTTGGCAAAAGTGATGGTAATAAGGACCGGGTAACCAACAAAGGTAATAAATCCTCCAGTATAGGCAAGTACGATATCAAGGCCAGCAGTGCTCATGGGAAGGCATGATAACAGGGTGAAGATCAATGCAGTAGCATAGCTGATTCGTCTAGAAAGAATGTCTGTGTGGAGGTAATCGGCTACAACGGCAGAAAGCGCTATAGAAGTCGATAGACAGGCCATTAATACAGCGGTAGCGATAATTGCGGCACCGTGGGATCCCAGAATGCTGAAAGATACTTCTTTAAATAGTTCTCCCATGTTGACCGCTTCAAAGCCGTGGCCGTGGTATACGCCGAGCAGGCTCATACCAATATAAACGGAACCCAATAAGGATACACCGATAATACCCGCTTTTAAGCCAATAGATGAAAGTAAACGGGGGTTATGTTGGATACTTTTACCAATCTTATTTTTTAAGATATTGATTACAATAGACGAAAAGAATATCGCTCCCAAGAGGTCTAGCGTTTCATAGCCGCGCATAAAGTTTATTTTAAAGACAGTAAAATTAGACAAATTGTTAGAAACGGCAGTTTTTGTTGTCATAAGCCCTTTAGTGATAATGATCACCAGAGAGAGTAGTAGGGCGGGGCTGATTACATATCCAAGAAGATCAACAATGCGGTTTTCTTTATACGTGAGCAAAAAGGTTATTCCAAGAAAAATAAGGCTAAACAAAAATGAAGAGGTAGGGGTTATAGTAGTGAGTATTGACGTGGGTAAAAACGGCGCGATCATCGTATGAGAAAGGGTGACTATACGGGGGATTGCAATCAGAGGGCCGATAATGATCATACAGAAAAAAATCATGAGACCGCCAAATGGTTTTCCCAGACGGTTAAAGAACGTATTGTAGTTTCCATTAAAAAGCATCATAGCAATAAAACCGGCAAGCGGGAGTAATACTGCGGTCATAATAAAGCCCGCAAGGCCATAGAAGTTTTTGTCTCCGGCATGCATACCAACGTACAGAGGATACATGAGATTACCTGCGCCAAAGAGCATAGAAAATATTGCTAATCCAGTCGAAATTATATTTGATTCAAAAAAACGTTTCATGTTATGCCTTTATATTTTTTACAATTGGTATCCAGTATAATTATTTATTGTATATTGGCAACTGAAGTTGCTACGATCGAGTTGACTTTTAAGATAGAAGTTGTTCGAGATTATTGTTGAAAAAGGGATAAAAAGCGCAATGCAATATATAAAAAATTTTAAAGATGTTCGCTTGACTGATGTTGCCACCGTTGGAGGTAAAAACGCATCATTGGGGCAAATGATTGCAGATTTGACATCACAAGGAGTTAAGGTGCCTGGTGGGTTTGCCATTACAGCGGATGCGTATCGATATTTTTTGGAGCGCAATGCCTTAGAGCCGTTTATTCGCCAGGCATTAGATCAGCTTTCGGGTGTGCAAGATTTGCAAAACCGTAGCCAAATTGGTGCAGCGATTCGTGCACGAATTATAGCAGGCGTGATGCCAGAAGATCTTGCAGATGAGATTATACGATCGTATAAAGCTTTGTCTGCAGAATATCATGTTACCGATTGTGATGTGGCAGTCAGATCCTCTGCAACTGCAGAAGATTTACCAGATGCTTCGTTTGCGGGGCAACAGGAAACTTTTTTGAATGTACGGGGCGCGCAAGCACTCCTTGAGCGCTGTAAGGAATGCATGGCTTCGTTGTTTACTGATCGCGCGATTGTGTATCGCATAACTAAAGGGTTTGATCATTGTAAGGTTGCCTTATCGATAGGTGTACAAAAAATGATTCGTTCTGATTTGGCATGCTCTGGTGTTGCGTTTTCTTTAGATACAGAAACGGGGTTTAAAGATGTAGTTATGGTGACAGGATCATTTGGGCTTGGTGAGATGATTGTCCAAGGCAAGGTTATACCAGACGAGTTTCTTGTGCACAAGCCAACATTCAGAAAAGGATTTCCATCAATTATTAAAAAACAGTGTGGTGAAAAGCAAACAAAGATGGTGTATGCCGATGATCAGACTGCGGCGGTAAAAATAGTTCCTGTTGATGCGGAGCAAGCGAGAACATTTTGTATCACCGATAAAGAATTACTTGAGCTTTCTAGCGCTGTTATAGCTATAGAAGAGAGATATTCTGCATTAAAGGGGCAGTGGTGCCCAGTTGACGTTGAGTGGGCAAAAGATGGTGTGGATGGTCAGTTATATATTGTCCAAGCTCGTCCAGAAACAGTACACGCGGGTAGCCAGCATGCGACAGTACTCTATGAATGGAGTATAGAAAAAGCACATCAATACCCCAAGGCGTTGCTAACGGGGCAGAGTATTGGACAAAAAATTGTTTCGGGTGTCGTTCGTATTATTAACACAGTTGCTGACGCTGCGCAGGTGCAAGAAGGTGATATTATTGTTACTGCAATGACCGACCCAGATTGGGTGCCTGCAATGAAACGGTCGGTGGGCATCATTACTGATCGAGGTGGTAGAACCTGTCATGCTGCAATTGTCAGCAGAGAACTGGGTATTCCGGCGATTGTTGGTACACATACTGCGATGCAGATTTTTAAAACAGGGCAACAGATTACTATCGATTGTTCTCGTGGTTCTGTCGGGTATATCTATGAGGGTGCTATTCCATTTACCAAAACAGAACGATCATTACAAAATATACCCCAACCGGCTGTCGATGTTTTGGTGAATATTGCAGATCCAGATAATGCATTTCAATATGCCGCGTTGCCCGTGGCAGGAGTTGGACTTGCGCGTCTTGAGTTTTTAATTAGTAATGTAGTGCAAATCCATCCAATGGCACTTGTTTGTCCAGAACGGGTTGCCGATGCGAATGTACGCAAAAAAATAGAAACTATTACTGCTGGGTACTCGGATAAAAAGCAATTTTTTGTCGATACCGTGGCGCGAGGAGTTGGGATGATTGCGGCTGCATTTTATCCACGACCAGTTATTGTCCGCTTTTCTGATTTTAAAACAAATGAATATGCTAGTTTGATCGGTGGTACGATTTTCGAACAGGAAGAAGAAAATCCAATGATTGGGTTTCGTGGAGCGTCTCGTTATTATAATGAGCGCTATGCACAGGCATTTGCGCTTGAATGTGCTGCGATGGTGTATGCGCGGGATGTAATGGGGCTTACGAATATCACATTAATGGTTCCTTTTGTGCGTACCGTTGCAGAGGCGAAAGCGGTTATCGATTTAATGGCCCA
Protein-coding sequences here:
- a CDS encoding branched-chain amino acid transport system II carrier protein; this translates as MKRFFESNIISTGLAIFSMLFGAGNLMYPLYVGMHAGDKNFYGLAGFIMTAVLLPLAGFIAMMLFNGNYNTFFNRLGKPFGGLMIFFCMIIIGPLIAIPRIVTLSHTMIAPFLPTSILTTITPTSSFLFSLIFLGITFLLTYKENRIVDLLGYVISPALLLSLVIIITKGLMTTKTAVSNNLSNFTVFKINFMRGYETLDLLGAIFFSSIVINILKNKIGKSIQHNPRLLSSIGLKAGIIGVSLLGSVYIGMSLLGVYHGHGFEAVNMGELFKEVSFSILGSHGAAIIATAVLMACLSTSIALSAVVADYLHTDILSRRISYATALIFTLLSCLPMSTAGLDIVLAYTGGFITFVGYPVLITITFANILYKLFDFKPIKLPVLITLIIAFASYKNYF
- the ppsA gene encoding phosphoenolpyruvate synthase — translated: MQYIKNFKDVRLTDVATVGGKNASLGQMIADLTSQGVKVPGGFAITADAYRYFLERNALEPFIRQALDQLSGVQDLQNRSQIGAAIRARIIAGVMPEDLADEIIRSYKALSAEYHVTDCDVAVRSSATAEDLPDASFAGQQETFLNVRGAQALLERCKECMASLFTDRAIVYRITKGFDHCKVALSIGVQKMIRSDLACSGVAFSLDTETGFKDVVMVTGSFGLGEMIVQGKVIPDEFLVHKPTFRKGFPSIIKKQCGEKQTKMVYADDQTAAVKIVPVDAEQARTFCITDKELLELSSAVIAIEERYSALKGQWCPVDVEWAKDGVDGQLYIVQARPETVHAGSQHATVLYEWSIEKAHQYPKALLTGQSIGQKIVSGVVRIINTVADAAQVQEGDIIVTAMTDPDWVPAMKRSVGIITDRGGRTCHAAIVSRELGIPAIVGTHTAMQIFKTGQQITIDCSRGSVGYIYEGAIPFTKTERSLQNIPQPAVDVLVNIADPDNAFQYAALPVAGVGLARLEFLISNVVQIHPMALVCPERVADANVRKKIETITAGYSDKKQFFVDTVARGVGMIAAAFYPRPVIVRFSDFKTNEYASLIGGTIFEQEEENPMIGFRGASRYYNERYAQAFALECAAMVYARDVMGLTNITLMVPFVRTVAEAKAVIDLMAQYGLERGKNGLKVAMMVEVPSNVLLIEQFSAYFDGFSIGSNDLTQLTLGVDRDSEMLASLFDERDEAVKIMMCMAIEGAKKANRYIGICGQAPSDHPDVAQFLIESGITSISLNPDSVVSFLMRDAKTQ